The following DNA comes from Seriola aureovittata isolate HTS-2021-v1 ecotype China chromosome 15, ASM2101889v1, whole genome shotgun sequence.
TTTCAGACAGTGGACCATACCATTTCTTTACCTTTATGTTAGCTGAAGGTCTGCAGGTCTCACGCCCATCAGTGGCTAGCGCCTCTGCTCCTGTGCGAAACTGtaggtaaatgtaagtagcagtagcaACTATCTATCTTGTTTAATACACTGTACTTTCTTGTTTTCTGAATTAGACTGTGTCAAGTTTGTATAGATTGACACGAATGTTAGCTAGTTTATAACTTTTGCTTAAGTTACAGATTAGCTAAcaaatgttagctagctgatagcacACCCTTTAATTTCCGATGTtggcttgtcatttcattaccaatgtGAAATGTCATGTGATTtaatttttaacaaaaactgatgctcagtcatgagcagtgagataATGGAGGATAAGTTGTTGTTGAGAtatattttgacaaaaatgtagagtttattatttcattttaatagtctTTTGCATTGCTGTAGTGGTTtagttagtcttttaccttttaaGAGGCACCCCCTTTGTTTTCCCTCAagaattcaggagttttaccttGTTGggtaattgaacaatattaaaatacatgtgtacTGACGGCTAAGTAATTttattagcagtggtggaaaataattattaataataataataataataataataataacaaatttatttatagagcacttttcaagCAAAAGCACAAAGTGCTTTCCAAAGGTGAAGAAAATTCAAAAACGTaatcaacatgaaaaatgatttcataatgaatttcataatgaaaaacaagtgcatataaacatacatgtacacgtacacgtacacatttcctgtcacactcacactcaatgaaagaaattaaaagataaaaactctcaaacaaagaaaatggtAAGTGTAtcagttgtttttaaaagccATTCtataaaaataagttttaagACAGGATTTAAAGGCAGCAACAGAGTCCGCTGACTTGATGCTCGATGGAAGGCTGTTCCAGAACCGAGAGGCCAAGACTTCAAAGGCTCCATCAccctttgtttttcattaagcacatttactcaaagtactgtaaatacaattttgaggttcttgtattttacttgagtatttccctTTTATGCTAATTTAGACTCCTTCtctactacatttcagagggaaatattgtactttctactctgctacatttatttgctttagttaaacaagcaagatactgtaATTCCCGTaacacttcagttcactgaagcacgCCCCTACACTGTACTGGGCTCCCTTTTGCCCTGGAGAAAAAGTTGACCTCCTGattgtcattttataatttgCTCTATGCGACCCAGCACCCAATAGCAGTCAGCTACAGACttgtggagcatttagcagctaaagagccagatgtttccctcagaaggttgtagagaccaaaaagagagtgaatattggacttgcgttcatcaggtggacacaaacatatAATGTTGCTTCATAACTGCATGTAAAAAGGTAACTGTTGTGTGTAGTGCAAATAAAAtcgaaaaaaaagtttttcaaagGAAACAACTCACTGACATCTGAAACATTTCAAGTGGCTGAGCAAGAAAATGGTAATAACTGCTGTGAGATAAATGTAGAGCAGcagtataaaatggcataaaacgctCAAGTAAACTGCAAGTAGCTTTTGACCACTGTAGAAATGCAGAAATTACAAAATAAGAGAATGACAGATCAATAATAGTGTCAGGTTCACACTACTGCCTTTCACAGGGTGCTCACACACATATGGGTAAACCCAGGCCCATGTTTGTGGTTCAGTAgttgttacatacagtatgctaACGAATGAAGTGGGGATCATTGACTGTGACCCATAAAGTTCTTTGCTGGCCCTTTCTTTAATAACCATAAGAGGTCATAAAATGATCTTGTCATGttcctttaaaatgtgcagtatCTGTTAATGGCACTTAACTCTTTCATACAAAGAAAGAACCTGTTCAGTAGTTCAAACAAAGAGTAATGCACATTGTAGCCTGAGAAAGACAGTCAGTGTGGTTTATGTGTTGTTTCAGACAGGTTCCCACATGTTGCAGGTTACAGTCTCTCTCCACCCTGACTCATTCACCATCAATGTCACACTTGAGTATTGTTTCTCAGGATCCTTCAGTGGGTGTTAACTGACCCTTAAAGATTTGAAAAAATGCCCCAGTGAGAGTATTTGAACCTGTTTTCAATACAAATCAACTCATTtcaagacacaaacaaccataAGAGAAGTTTGGAAACAAGCTGATTGGACAAACTGACAGTTAGTGCAGTTAGATTTAAACATTGAATAAAGTGTGTGAGCTTTACTGTTTTTAGGCCCAGGAAGTGTGACTGTACAATAATTCATTgtcatgtgtgtgagtggtgaTGGTTTCACACACAATGTGTTCTCCTTAAGGGCTGATCTGTTCccacacactgaacattttttatcaaaaatacACTTCATGCTACTTAATAATTTCAAAAACGGtccttttattttaaaccaagATACATGTGACAACATTTCAGGACTTGATTAAAGTGTAAATCTCTGCTTATTTTACACTATGtacattatcaaaataaaaaaaaaaaacacttgtaaaCACCTTACTTTGTTTATCGCTCATATATCTCAACAACCAGTCTCTCACTTTTTCCTCGACAACATTCAAAACCCTCTGTAAAGACACATTATAATACAGTTAAAGGGAAACAGCTGAGTAGACaaaagtttggttttgtttactCAGCTGGTGCTTTTAGGAAGTGGGTGTTGATGTGGCAGTGGAGCAGATATGAAACACTATGTGTagcaaagataaataaaaaatctattGTCCATTTAGACATGAAAATTCCTGAATTTTCACACTGATCTGAGGCAATACATTTCCAGCAGAAGCTGTATGGAAATGTGGTCAAAATAGCACAAAGGAGCAAAGTTACAGTTACAACTCACACCCATCGGTCCACATACGTACGTAAATAAGGAAGTGGACCTGCACTGATTTTGCAcattaaagtctgtttacagggcTTCAGGTGAACTGCCACAGCTACAGAAAAATGTCCACATGTGATATCACTTGAGTCAGCACTGGTTGGTTGGAGTTAGAAAAGCAGTGAGCCTGCCAGACTGCTGtagcctgctcctcatctctgcctgAGGTTAGCGGCTCGAAACTTCGTTAGCgctgctactagcataacacaacTGAATCTCCAACTGAACTGTGAGCGTTTGAATTGTATGTGGGAAATGTGGGCTGCGGGTTATtacaaggaagaagaaagaaagaaaaaaaagagatgatgatggttctgctgcattgaatttggtccttttaaaaacaaacaaaaaaaaaacaactgtatgTAAACTAGTGGAATAACAGTTCTTTAACATTAAATGTTAGTGATGCCCTGAACtctgaaaaaatataataaattacaTCTGAACATTTAAACCATGTTAATACCAAAAAGGCTGCAAAGATGATTCTAATCAATAGAGTGCCAATTTAATCGTCATCACCACCATCGTCATCATCgccgtcatcatcatcatcatcatcatcatcaacgccaccttcctcctcttcatcatctccaCTGCTGGGCTCGGACTCTTCATCATCTGAACTCTcagcttctttcttcttctccacaaCTTTCAGATGAACTGCCTCTTCAAGTGTACTGACCCCACCCCCATGAAACAAATTCaatcgcgcacacacacacacacacacacacacacacacacacacacacacacacacacacacacatacacataaacagtgAGATTGGCCATTGGTGGATAACTGGGAGTATGGAAAGtgcagcaaataaacaaatggcCCACACTGGTTTCCATCAGCAAACATCCATTGCCAAAtagaacagaggaagagacttTAAAGATACAATACCCCGAATCCTCAGCTTGAAACACACCCAGCCAGAGTACCACAGAGAATTGATATATTGCTTCTTTCAGTGGACAAAGATGACCAAACCATCAGTTCATGAACATTTCTCCACCAAAACCTCTGTGGTTCTCTGGATTAGTAAAATTCTTCACCTGTACTCACAAATCAAAGTGACAAAACAGCAGTGAAGCAGCAGTTCTTATAGAGTAAAGGGAAGATTTTGCCCGTAAAAAGTTTATCTGCTCTCACCTGCCATATCTTGAAAACTTAACCCAACAGTAGCAGGCAATAGAGAGGATATATGACTCAATTCACCACAGCAGTGTCATGTCTGAAGCACTATTGTGCTCTTTAGGCGTAAAATGAATTATATACAAGACTCACTTTCAATTGATGATTCAGTTAAAGCATAGTTcaataaagcacacacacacatttaactgGTGATTCCGTTGCTATATGATAAAAGagcaaaacaatttaaaaaaaaagcctaattGGTGAAGTCAACACCGCTGCTGGGAATTGAGGTAAATGAACAAGTTTAAAGAACTGCACTTAGAAAAATCCATCCATATTTACATCCCCTAGTCCACAgtttaaaaactgatgaaattaAGTTAGTAGTTACAATCACTGGCAACATTTGATAAAAACGTGTATGTGTACATAAAGATTTGGCTTTACAACAAATTGCATGGGTGGTACATTATATCGCTAATACTTAAgtaaataaactgtaataaTATATGAGAGGTTCACATCGGAGGAGCAAACATGGAAGACAAAGACGCCTCCCCACCCCcagctttcattttctcttccagAAGAGTGGAaccaaacagccaatcagagtcaACATCAGTCCgaaaagaagagaagcagaggCTCCGGCTCTCTGGCCCTCACCACACAGTCGAGTCCTTCCACTCGCGCTCCTGTGGGTGCAGCTCAATGTCGTTTTCCATGTTCCTTTTCCTGTAGTACCTCACTGCCACAAAGATACCGAGGAGGATCAGGATTACACCGCAGGCCCCTCCGACTGCGAGCGCCAGGACCCCGATCTCAGAGAGGGAAACTAGAAGCAAACATCAGTGATAAAAGTgggtgaaagcagcagcagagaaaacaataGCGACAAAACAGACACAGCCATACATAGACGGAGCATCCTAGTGGTTAAACACACCATCTTTCTTCTTCATACCTCAAGCACTCCACTTGCTTAAGTGCTgctgagcaagacactgaactcCATCCTGCTCCAGggatgacctctgacctacCTGTAGAGAAGCCTGAGTAATACTACTACCAGAATTCTTCTACCAGAGCCAGTACTACCTTCTAAATACATACCTAACATACTGAGGTCATgactgaaaagcaaaaataaaagcttctttgaaaattttaaatttccTTTTGCTATAGTACATGTGATGCAGGTGAAAACCTTTCATCTTCCCAGAAAATACTGAGTCTTACAGATGTACAGTGCTGCCAGTCTTACCTTTGTTGACGACTTTGAGGACAGTCTCTCCATTACTGCCGTGCACATCTGGGCGGTTACGCACCTGGCAGATGAAGGTACCATTAAAGTTCGGAGGCACCTCATGCAAGGTGATGGAGGCGTCCCGTTTCATAATATCTCCCGACCACACTGCATGGTCTTTAAAACGCCCGTCCACGGGAGGATATGGTACCTCATGGTAGTaaaacacctgacacacacacacacacacacacacacacacacacacacacacaaaaaaaaaaaacacacatccataaacactgcaaacactgtAAGAATCCAAATAAATTAGCAAGCATCAAAGAGATCTCCTTATCTACCACAGCTTAGCTTGACGAGGCCTTAGGAACAGCGATGGGTTGTGTAGTAGCCATAGTGGCTACAGTAAGAGCTGTAGGCCACATGATCCCCAGAAACTCATTTATTACTTTGAAGAACACTGAGCAACTCACTCATTCAAAAGTTACTCATCTGTTAGGTGCAGTGCATATGTTTAAAAGCCACCAAGAGCCATATAAACATATTATTTCATGccattcatgtgtttttgccaTATATGCTGGAAGCCTTTTGAGTGATATCATGTTTATGCTTCGGGATAGTCCCCAGTTAAAAGGGACACATGCATCTTGTGTTGTATACCAAAATGACATGAAGTAATGTGCTGTATGTGTCACCACTGGACCAGCCACTGATTCGCTATCCTGGATATGAAATGTGCAATGCAAaggatttttttcctgtggGTCACTAGCTCTGTTTGAATTTTGCATGTGAGTGCCAAAGCTGCCACCAGTGAAGGAGAGCTGTTAAAAGAGTCAGTCAAATTTATTGACTGATTATTGGTAAAAGAATGTACGGAAGCCCTGAGAGGCAattgaaaaagatttttattttttttgcctgtgtttgtgtcagtaaTACTCATTTTGGCTACAAGAGGCTGACCACTGCACCActaccatagactgtaaataaagatggacttAGCCTCTCTTTCTggagagtggttttgaagctcagagtggacAGCTCTGCCACtgccatcttgccagtacctgactccgcctaactcgcatctaatccaaaaatgggcaaagaggttGGGTGcagtggagctgagacttcagtacatgctggtttgtggcaagcatatgttcacccacctgtcactcaaagcaacacgccctcaattatgcataattttgataaaaatttaaacaggtgagttatataaagaTTCACCCCTGATACAGTTGTTATGAAGGgagaaattagctatagagaccaaagtaccaggttgtaaacatgtttttaacgTGCATTTtaaacatgggagtctatggggattaactcacttttggagctagactctagtggtcattcaaagaactgcagtttctagcatttctgtgttggcttcatttttcagccccggaggtCGATGCTTGACCACAACCCCAGTCTAAATAAGACTAAAGTCATTCATGTCTTTTTTCCCGGTGATTTATCACAATTacgtttgattttttttgcttttctccaTGTACTCTAAACAAAAGGTACATATATTGTGTGttatcataataatattaataaactgtatttatattgGATCCTATAACCCTAACTGTAACCTTTTTCTGaataaagttacaaagtgcAAGAAAAACtaacatcataaaacagaggtaacaatacaacaatattgtcatgtctttcttttggctagaaatttattttaattgtttttcttctggagGCTTTAGGAAGCCATGTAAGATAGTCTAAAGAGCTACAAAGCAAATGCAATGCACAGGTCACAGTGGATGTATGGATTAAACATAGGACTTCCACCCAGGAGAGGTTTGAATGCTGTTACCAATTATGGTACTATTTAAATGCTGTATAAAAATCATATCTGGATTTCATTAATGATGACAttataacacaataaaaacacatacaaagtattttttataGAAAACCACAGTTACTACATACCGACTCATCTGATGCTGAATTAATGGGGCGGAAGTTCCAGGACACTGTGACTGACTGGGGCGTCACTGGGTGGTTGGAGGTGAAGGTACActtcagtttcacatttgtCCCGTTGACCACTTGCACCTCTCCTTGAGTGTAAATATCTATTCCACTGACATGTCGTATCCCTGTGATAAAGAAAACCAAGTGAGAAAGAATACTCATTTATATATGCATTTCTGTTTCTTATTTCAATCCTCAGATTCAGAGGAATTCATTAAAGAAATCCAAACAAT
Coding sequences within:
- the mpzl2b gene encoding myelin protein zero-like protein 2b; this encodes MFDLMCRIGPLLLLGGFVLPGIRHVSGIDIYTQGEVQVVNGTNVKLKCTFTSNHPVTPQSVTVSWNFRPINSASDESVFYYHEVPYPPVDGRFKDHAVWSGDIMKRDASITLHEVPPNFNGTFICQVRNRPDVHGSNGETVLKVVNKVSLSEIGVLALAVGGACGVILILLGIFVAVRYYRKRNMENDIELHPQEREWKDSTVCTLEEAVHLKVVEKKKEAESSDDEESEPSSGDDEEEEGGVDDDDDDDDDGDDDDGGDDD